One window from the genome of Nicotiana sylvestris chromosome 9, ASM39365v2, whole genome shotgun sequence encodes:
- the LOC104249015 gene encoding uncharacterized protein isoform X2 gives MADPTGTMYHERYKLMIRVQPNTFPSRIPVNVNDLPDYDVADYQYMPVEAFGRAYLEAYGLENFNGGTSVQYQGRRERAGLGDDFSSETESTPRQYQGPALQRHNTLEHGGRISRFHSTADFQRPNTLEHGGRMSRSHSTADFQRPNTLEHGGRMSRSHSTAAFQRPNTLKHGGRMSRSRSTADVQIPASSRYCRSNEHDSGRGRRRSFTGDTSETELSIAIQDSSETANADGRVHDISTNRRVVSDVTETNDEDFVIPSFEPLAKDSEPASRYLQSASQASRNSQLQEFSFHPLVVPHANSQPRPLSDALPKNYMASRLSGKQSKTTMPSSSSPARPAPHLRHAWSMTNSAFVSARSSSVHESSSYSVGSSRNRYHSNRNSRSTSAPNLVESRSVDSSKETS, from the exons ATGGCGGATCCTACAG GAACAATGTATCATGAACGGTACAAGCTGATGATCCGTGTGCAGCCTAATACTTTCCCTTCACGGATTCCGGTGAACGTAAATGACCTACCGGATTACGACGTAGCGGATTATCAGTATATGCCTGTCGAAGCATTTGGCAGAGCATACTTGGAAGCATATGGGCTGGAAAACTTTAATGGTGGTACCAGTGTGCAGTACCAAGGCCGTCGGGAGAGGGCAGGCCTTGGAGACGACTTTTCTAGTGAGACGGAGAGTACACCAAGGCAGTACCAAGGACCTGCCTTGCAG AGGCACAATACTCTAGAGCATGGAGGTCGTATATCTCGTTTCCATAGCACTGCTGATTTTCAG AGGCCCAATACTCTAGAGCATGGAGGTCGTATGTCTCGTTCGCATAGCACTGCTGATTTTCAG AGGCCTAATACTCTAGAGCATGGAGGTCGTATGTCTCGTTCCCATAGCACTGCTGCCTTTCAG AGGCCCAATACTCTAAAGCATGGAGGTCGTATGTCTCGTTCCCGTAGCACTGCTGATGTTCAG ATACCAGCTAGTTCTCGATATTGCCGTAGTAATGAACATGACAGTGGTCGTGGAAGACGACGATCATTTACGGGTGATACCTCTGAGACTGAACTTTCCATAGCCATTCAAGACAGTTCAGAGACTGCTAATGCAGATGGAAGAGTACATGATATCTCAACCAATAGGAGGGTAGTTTCTGATGTTACGGAAACAAATGACGAAGATTTCGTTATTCCATCCTTTGAACCTCTGGCTAAAGATTCTGAGCCAGCTTCAAGATATCTTCAATCTGCGTCACAAGCTTCCAGAAATTCACAGCTTCAAGAGTTTTCATTTCATCCCCTTGTTGTGCCTCATGCTAATAGTCAACCAAGGCCTCTGTCTGATGCTTTACCCAAAAACTATATGGCATCCCGTCTATCCGGAAAGCAAAGCAAAACTACAATGCCTTCTAGTTCATCTCCAGCACGGCCAGCACCTCATCTCCGGCATGCCTGGTCCATGACGAACAGTGCTTTTGTTTCTGCTCGATCTTCATCAGTTCATGAATCATCTTCTTATTCTGTTGGTTCATCAAGGAATCGGTACCACAGCAATAGAAATAGCCGTTCCACATCAGCCCCAAACCTTGTTGAGAGTAGGTCGGTTGACTCTTCAAAAGAAACCTCATAG
- the LOC104249015 gene encoding uncharacterized protein isoform X1: MADPTGTMYHERYKLMIRVQPNTFPSRIPVNVNDLPDYDVADYQYMPVEAFGRAYLEAYGLENFNGGTSVQYQGRRERAGLGDDFSSETESTPRQYQGPALQRHNTLEHGGRISRFHSTADFQRPNTLEHGGRMSRSHSTADFQRPNTLEHGGRMSRSHSTAAFQRPNTLKHGGRMSRSRSTADVQRLNTLEHVGRMSRSNSTTAVQIPASSRYCRSNEHDSGRGRRRSFTGDTSETELSIAIQDSSETANADGRVHDISTNRRVVSDVTETNDEDFVIPSFEPLAKDSEPASRYLQSASQASRNSQLQEFSFHPLVVPHANSQPRPLSDALPKNYMASRLSGKQSKTTMPSSSSPARPAPHLRHAWSMTNSAFVSARSSSVHESSSYSVGSSRNRYHSNRNSRSTSAPNLVESRSVDSSKETS, translated from the exons ATGGCGGATCCTACAG GAACAATGTATCATGAACGGTACAAGCTGATGATCCGTGTGCAGCCTAATACTTTCCCTTCACGGATTCCGGTGAACGTAAATGACCTACCGGATTACGACGTAGCGGATTATCAGTATATGCCTGTCGAAGCATTTGGCAGAGCATACTTGGAAGCATATGGGCTGGAAAACTTTAATGGTGGTACCAGTGTGCAGTACCAAGGCCGTCGGGAGAGGGCAGGCCTTGGAGACGACTTTTCTAGTGAGACGGAGAGTACACCAAGGCAGTACCAAGGACCTGCCTTGCAG AGGCACAATACTCTAGAGCATGGAGGTCGTATATCTCGTTTCCATAGCACTGCTGATTTTCAG AGGCCCAATACTCTAGAGCATGGAGGTCGTATGTCTCGTTCGCATAGCACTGCTGATTTTCAG AGGCCTAATACTCTAGAGCATGGAGGTCGTATGTCTCGTTCCCATAGCACTGCTGCCTTTCAG AGGCCCAATACTCTAAAGCATGGAGGTCGTATGTCTCGTTCCCGTAGCACTGCTGATGTTCAG AGGCTCAATACTCTAGAGCATGTAGGTCGTATGTCTCGTTCCAATAGCACTACTGCCGTGCAG ATACCAGCTAGTTCTCGATATTGCCGTAGTAATGAACATGACAGTGGTCGTGGAAGACGACGATCATTTACGGGTGATACCTCTGAGACTGAACTTTCCATAGCCATTCAAGACAGTTCAGAGACTGCTAATGCAGATGGAAGAGTACATGATATCTCAACCAATAGGAGGGTAGTTTCTGATGTTACGGAAACAAATGACGAAGATTTCGTTATTCCATCCTTTGAACCTCTGGCTAAAGATTCTGAGCCAGCTTCAAGATATCTTCAATCTGCGTCACAAGCTTCCAGAAATTCACAGCTTCAAGAGTTTTCATTTCATCCCCTTGTTGTGCCTCATGCTAATAGTCAACCAAGGCCTCTGTCTGATGCTTTACCCAAAAACTATATGGCATCCCGTCTATCCGGAAAGCAAAGCAAAACTACAATGCCTTCTAGTTCATCTCCAGCACGGCCAGCACCTCATCTCCGGCATGCCTGGTCCATGACGAACAGTGCTTTTGTTTCTGCTCGATCTTCATCAGTTCATGAATCATCTTCTTATTCTGTTGGTTCATCAAGGAATCGGTACCACAGCAATAGAAATAGCCGTTCCACATCAGCCCCAAACCTTGTTGAGAGTAGGTCGGTTGACTCTTCAAAAGAAACCTCATAG